A stretch of Imperialibacter roseus DNA encodes these proteins:
- a CDS encoding alpha/beta fold hydrolase, translated as MEFRMSLREMDDYYAGYQKPRIVSFPFDGRTVNYAEAGDKTKPLVLFVHGSPGSWSAFADFLRDSSLVANFHLIAPDRPGFGHSNFGRAEPSLKKQSEFLYQVLNRYPEKKAILVGHSLGGPVIAQMAMDFPDNVRGLLFVAPSIDPALEPDEWFRPLLRNFVVRTFTPISLVVSNEEIIDLKEELEMMTDGWKSLKTPVYMLQGDQDTLVPMENAYYPGKFMPDSLIHIQLLSGVNHFIPWSHPQEIIKGINYLKALP; from the coding sequence ATGGAATTTCGGATGTCGCTAAGGGAAATGGACGACTACTACGCTGGGTATCAAAAACCCAGGATTGTGTCATTTCCTTTCGACGGACGAACCGTCAACTATGCTGAAGCTGGCGATAAAACGAAACCTCTCGTGCTGTTCGTTCATGGTTCTCCGGGTTCCTGGAGCGCCTTCGCTGACTTTCTCAGGGATTCTAGTCTTGTTGCTAATTTTCACCTGATTGCACCAGACAGGCCCGGGTTTGGGCATTCTAATTTTGGAAGAGCCGAGCCTTCACTGAAGAAGCAAAGTGAGTTCCTGTATCAGGTGCTCAACAGATATCCTGAAAAAAAGGCTATCCTGGTGGGACACTCGCTGGGAGGGCCGGTAATCGCCCAAATGGCGATGGACTTTCCTGACAATGTCAGGGGACTGCTGTTTGTAGCTCCGTCCATTGACCCTGCACTTGAGCCGGATGAATGGTTCAGGCCACTGCTACGCAACTTCGTTGTCCGCACTTTTACACCCATAAGTTTGGTAGTATCCAATGAAGAAATTATCGACCTTAAGGAAGAGCTGGAGATGATGACCGATGGCTGGAAAAGCTTAAAGACGCCTGTTTATATGCTACAGGGTGACCAGGACACGCTTGTGCCTATGGAAAATGCCTACTACCCCGGAAAATTCATGCCCGACAGCCTTATTCACATTCAACTACTAAGCGGCGTCAATCACTTTATCCCGTGGTCGCATCCCCAGGAGATCATAAAAGGTATCAACTACCTCAAAGCTTTGCCTTAG